A genomic region of Bombus fervidus isolate BK054 chromosome 17, iyBomFerv1, whole genome shotgun sequence contains the following coding sequences:
- the Axud1 gene encoding AXIN1 up-regulated 1 isoform X1, which produces MELPSAPDRLLEAQEGSTSADLAETVSGGALTVESAPTIGASTTVSSSITSENGPTKRDNDADSLMATTEEIHDDATRRSADNQVFINLELCETSVETSNDFSHGEGQLDISDMGLKLGKDKTQPEDAGNDVEMKSSESVDEQDCLTSTPTPTLTLTSTLTPTLTPTPTLTSMSMSLSVQCTEKQTDDSIVDDSCGTGFTTSSPLCRKRPASDFLPINAEIKRIGVEISENESNQVRSDVRRISPVLVSLRERTLGEISLSSNSCLFDDDVNSRCISRNNRIIDDLLTSGCRLSTNVSVDGSSQTNHSSEEISCTEPERRVCGVATSPEGECTNGSVEEALVEPCKKLEYSDSFIDEDSCCSLSRDSPERNLSKCQEPKQCEEPVEECSCNDTTPTNSTCTTPVINKQTMKSSLSQLMVKIDPINVSQYFSPEQKDAKYMTVTSKKKQKKNITCKADDNNVDVRIDSKDTSKKVCSVERRDCEISVQKTESQDHKEKKDDSPVVSDLQQTKLIKSTPTISMKKCKVILQRITLPKTVKATTEEEPEKEETPATSVIEKLAEDEEVVFSLPLPSTEDLQPLNNLDSSETTPSSPEILEPTTDVPEAIDTETETETGSDSSEMSTTTNVRGCEDDTVSDQISCQENESMCCVDINPEIISRLEPERPEAFTEDSAESLALATGARDEVRSDGSDSGLGSEIPGDPGPAPVPESDSETSFLDRIPDDILSDKEKVVNQLDSFVPNVGTPGTPQPPLTNFRSPPKSNLKRRLIDCMDEAPSPKRSNTEESMKKKRNIQFDAVTVYYFPRAQGFTCVPSQGGSTLGMSATHTHAERFSLSEHAAEQRRIHRARLAQLRSERAANCVSEAASSSEDPSDDTDEEQSDNEELDIDSYYFLQPVPTWQRRALLRAAGVRRIDAVEKDECRDIRASREHCGCGCKGYCDPESCPCSRANVKCQVDRAGFPCGCTRDGCANSSGRIEFNPVRVRTHFIHTLMRLELEKKQREEEGTDHDASDNQNGRSPLREINLGSVMENRTTESCLNGGGFTTLHYENHDARDGGTNCQPEVPGTREDSLDLYAIRDDCYPNEDTVDGTQGPQRKLHPEFSQAFQTFSGQTSAGVNFQQPTYQDYQPYANLPSTSRVQFQPQFQTVPGNPGFSHYAPYGQDAGSIQGNCQVHSGQHSSSYETSFAQDETTGSQYTNLNSVQPMNTVVQQIGKLEPFSELLSGRYSYYGEMEPAAHGTYHGNGTKVEVEKNQGNEQQSESTEECDENFGEIIKKSMVETVSA; this is translated from the exons ATGGAATTACCTTCGGCTCCGGATCGTCTGTTAGAAGCTCAAGAAGGTTCTACCTCGGCTGATTTAGCGGAAACGGTTAGTGGTGGTGCATTGACTGTAGAATCAGCGCCAACGATTGGTGCGTCGACGACAGTGTCGTCGTCAATTACATCGGAAAACGGACCAACGAAGCGCGACAATGATGCCGATTCTTTGATGGCTACGACCGAAGAAATACACGATGATGCTACTCGTCGATCCGCCGATAACCAAGTGTTCATCAATCTAGAATTATGTGAGACTTCGGTCGAGACCTCGAACGACTTTTCACATGGCGAAGGTCAGTTAGACATCTCCGATATGGGTCTGAAACTTGGGAAAGATAAGACGCAACCTGAAGACGCGGGTAACGATGTAGAAATGAAATCGAGCGAATCCGTGGATGAACAAGATTGTTTGACGTCGACGCCGACGCCGACGCTGACGCTGACGTCGACGCTAACGCCGACGCTGACGCCGACGCCGACGCTGACGTCGATGTCGATGTCGTTGTCGGTTCAGTGTACCGAGAAACAGACAGACGATTCTATAGTGGATGATAGTTGCGGTACAGGATTCACCACCTCATCGCCGCTGTGTAGAAAAAGGCCGGCCAGCGATTTTCTGCCGATCAATGCGGAGATCAAGCGGATCGGCGTTGAAATTTCGGAGAATGAATCGAATCAAGTAAGAAGCGACGTGAGGAGGATCTCACCGGTGTTGGTGAGCCTCCGAGAGCGTACCCTGGGTGAGATATCCCTGTCGTCGAACTCGTGCCTGTTCGACGACGATGTCAACAGTCGATGTATCTCAAGGAACAATAGGATTATCGATGATTTATTAACGAGTGGTTGTAGGTTATCAACGAATGTAAGCGTGGACGGTTCTTCTCAAACGAATCACAGTTCCGAGGAGATAAGCTGTACCGAACCGGAGCGTAGGGTCTGCGGAGTAGCGACGTCGCCGGAAGGTGAATGTACCAACGGCAGCGTCGAGGAGGCGCTGGTAGAGCCCTGTAAAAAGCTCGAATACTCGGACTCGTTTATCGACGAGGATTCTTGTTGTTCGCTGTCGCGCGACAGCCCCGAGAGGAATCTCAGCAAGTGCCAGGAACCGAAACAGTGCGAGGAGCCCGTCGAGGAGTGCTCGTGTAACGATACCACGCCTACGAATAGTACTTGCACAACACCGGTTATAAACAAGCAGACGATGAAAAGTTCGTTATCCCAATTAATGGTTAAGATAGATCCCATTAATGTGTCGCAGTACTTCTCACCAGAACAGAAAGATGCGAAATATATGACCGTCACCtcgaagaagaagcagaagaagaacATCACGTGCAAGGCTGACGATAACAACGTAGATGTAAGGATTGATTCCAAAGATACGTCGAAGAAAGTATGTTCCGTCGAAAGGCGAGATTGCGAGATCAGCGTCCAAAAGACTGAGTCACAGGACCATAAGGAGAAGAAGGACGATTCTCCTGTAGTATCCGATCTGCAACAGACCAAATTGATAAAATCAACCCCCACTATCTCTATGAAGAAATGCAAGGTGATCTTGCAAAGGATAACATTGCCGAAGACGGTAAAAGCGACGACGGAAGAGGAGccggaaaaagaagaaacgccAGCCACATCGGTAATAGAGAAATTAGCAGAGGACGAGGAAGTCGTGTTTTCCTTGCCTTTACCCTCCACGGAGGATTTACAGCCGTTGAACAATTTGGATTCGTCTGAAACGACACCAAGTTCCCCGGAGATATTGGAACCTACCACGGATGTCCCAGAAGCTATTGACACAGAGACGGAAACCGAAACCGGCTCCGATAGCTCCGAAATGTCAACCACGACGAATGTACGTGGATGCGAGGACGACACCGTTTCTGATCAAATATCGTGTCAGGAGAACGAGTCCATGTGCTGCGTTGATATTAATCCGGAGATCATATCGAGGTTGGAGCCAGAGAGGCCGGAAGCTTTTACAGAAGATTCAGCGGAAAGCCTAGCGCTTGCCACTGGTGCGCGGGACGAAGTTAGATCGGATGGAAGCGATTCTGGTTTAGGAAGCGAGATACCCGGTGATCCTGGGCCTGCACCGGTTCCCGAAAGCGATTCCGAAACTTCTTTCTTGGATAGGATACCCGATGATATTCTCTCCGATAAAGAAAAAG TTGTGAATCAATTGGACAGTTTCGTACCGAATGTGGGTACACCGGGTACACCACAACCGCCATTGACGAATTTTCGGAGCCCTCCAAAGAGTAATTTAAAACGAAGGTTGATAGATTGCATGGACGAGGCTCCTAGTCCAAAGAGAAGCAATACGGAAGAATCCATGAAAAAGAAACGCAATATTCAATTCGACGCTGTCACCGTGTATTATTTTCCCAGGGCACAGGGTTTCACTTGTGTGCCTTCTCAg gGTGGCAGCACCCTTGGCATGAGTGCGACGCATACTCATGCAGAACGGTTCTCGTTATCGGAGCATGCTGCTGAACAGAGGCGAATTCATCGTGCTAGACTAGCTCAATTGCGCTCCGAGCGTGCTGCAAATTGCGTATCGGAAGCAGCCTCCAGCTCCGAGGATCCCAGCGATGATACGGACGAGGAACAAAGTGATAACGAAGAACTGGATATCGATAGTTATTATTTCCTGCAGCCGGTACCTACGTGGCAGAGACGAGCTTTACTTAGGGCGGCTGGAGTACGTAGAATAGATGCCGTCGAAAAGGACGAGTGCCGTGACATTAGAGCTAGCAGAGAACATTGCGGTTGCGGGTGTAAAGGATATTGTGATCCAGAGAGTTGTCCTTGTAGTCGAGCTAATGTAAAGTGCCAG GTTGATAGAGCGGGTTTTCCTTGTGGATGTACCCGAGATGGTTGTGCGAATAGTTCAGGCAGGATTGAGTTCAATCCAGTACGAGTGCGAACGCATTTCATTCATACTCTCATGCGGCTGGAGTTAGAAAAAAAGCAACGAGAAGAAGAGGGTACGGATCACGACGCGTCCGACAATCAAAACGGCAGAAGTCCGTTAAGAGAAATCAATTTGGGATCCGTGATGGAGAATAGGACCACGGAATCGTGTTTGAACGGTGGTGGATTTACGACGCTTCATTACGAAAATCACGACGCTAGGGACGGCGGGACGAATTGTCAGCCAGAAGTACCTGGTACGAGAGAGGATAGTCTGGATCTTTACGCAATTAGAGACGATTGCTATCCTAACGAAGACACTGTTGATGGTACGCAGGGACCTCAAAGGAAACTTCATCCTGAATTTAGTCAAGCTTTTCAAACGTTCTCAGGCCAAACAAGTGCCGGAGTAAACTTTCAACAACCTACTTATCAGGACTATCAACCTTACGCTAACCTTCCTTCTACATCTAGGGTGCAATTTCAGCCGCAATTCCAAACGGTGCCAGGAAATCCAGGGTTCTCACACTATGCGCCTTATGGGCAAGACGCCGGATCAATTCAGGGAAACTGCCAGGTCCATTCCGGACAACACTcatccagttacgaaactagcTTTGCCCAAGACGAAACAACCGGATCACAATACACGAATTTAAATTCGGTGCAGCCGATGAATACAGTGGTTCAACAAATAGGTAAACTAGAACCATTTTCAGAACTTTTGTCTGGTAGATATTCGTACTATGGTGAAATGGAGCCGGCGGCTCATGGTACTTATCACGGGAACGGAACCAAGGTCGAGGTAGAAAAGAACCAAGGTAACGAACAACAATCGGAAAGTACGGAAGAGTGTGACGAAAACTTTggggaaattattaaaaagtcaATGGTTGAGACTGTATCCGCCTAG
- the Axud1 gene encoding AXIN1 up-regulated 1 isoform X2, protein MELPSAPDRLLEAQEGSTSADLAETVSGGALTVESAPTIGASTTVSSSITSENGPTKRDNDADSLMATTEEIHDDATRRSADNQVFINLELCETSVETSNDFSHGEGQLDISDMGLKLGKDKTQPEDAGNDVEMKSSESVDEQDCLTSTPTPTLTLTSTLTPTLTPTPTLTSMSMSLSVQCTEKQTDDSIVDDSCGTGFTTSSPLCRKRPASDFLPINAEIKRIGVEISENESNQVRSDVRRISPVLVSLRERTLGEISLSSNSCLFDDDVNSRCISRNNRIIDDLLTSGCRLSTNVSVDGSSQTNHSSEEISCTEPERRVCGVATSPEGECTNGSVEEALVEPCKKLEYSDSFIDEDSCCSLSRDSPERNLSKCQEPKQCEEPVEECSCNDTTPTNSTCTTPVINKQTMKSSLSQLMVKIDPINVSQYFSPEQKDAKYMTVTSKKKQKKNITCKADDNNVDVRIDSKDTSKKVCSVERRDCEISVQKTESQDHKEKKDDSPVVSDLQQTKLIKSTPTISMKKCKVILQRITLPKTVKATTEEEPEKEETPATSVIEKLAEDEEVVFSLPLPSTEDLQPLNNLDSSETTPSSPEILEPTTDVPEAIDTETETETGSDSSEMSTTTNVRGCEDDTVSDQISCQENESMCCVDINPEIISRLEPERPEAFTEDSAESLALATGARDEVRSDGSDSGLGSEIPGDPGPAPVPESDSETSFLDRIPDDILSDKEKVVNQLDSFVPNVGTPGTPQPPLTNFRSPPKSNLKRRLIDCMDEAPSPKRSNTEESMKKKRNIQFDAVTVYYFPRAQGFTCVPSQGGSTLGMSATHTHAERFSLSEHAAEQRRIHRARLAQLRSERAANCVSEAASSSEDPSDDTDEEQSDNEELDIDSYYFLQPVPTWQRRALLRAAGVRRIDAVEKDECRDIRASREHCGCGCKGYCDPESCPCSRANVKCQVDRAGFPCGCTRDGCANSSGRIEFNPVRVRTHFIHTLMRLELEKKQREEEGTDHDASDNQNGRSPLREINLGSVMENRTTESCLNGGGFTTLHYENHDARDGGTNCQPEVPGTREDSLDLYAIRDDCYPNEDTVDGCNFSRNSKRCQEIQGSHTMRLMGKTPDQFRETARSIPDNTHPVTKLALPKTKQPDHNTRI, encoded by the exons ATGGAATTACCTTCGGCTCCGGATCGTCTGTTAGAAGCTCAAGAAGGTTCTACCTCGGCTGATTTAGCGGAAACGGTTAGTGGTGGTGCATTGACTGTAGAATCAGCGCCAACGATTGGTGCGTCGACGACAGTGTCGTCGTCAATTACATCGGAAAACGGACCAACGAAGCGCGACAATGATGCCGATTCTTTGATGGCTACGACCGAAGAAATACACGATGATGCTACTCGTCGATCCGCCGATAACCAAGTGTTCATCAATCTAGAATTATGTGAGACTTCGGTCGAGACCTCGAACGACTTTTCACATGGCGAAGGTCAGTTAGACATCTCCGATATGGGTCTGAAACTTGGGAAAGATAAGACGCAACCTGAAGACGCGGGTAACGATGTAGAAATGAAATCGAGCGAATCCGTGGATGAACAAGATTGTTTGACGTCGACGCCGACGCCGACGCTGACGCTGACGTCGACGCTAACGCCGACGCTGACGCCGACGCCGACGCTGACGTCGATGTCGATGTCGTTGTCGGTTCAGTGTACCGAGAAACAGACAGACGATTCTATAGTGGATGATAGTTGCGGTACAGGATTCACCACCTCATCGCCGCTGTGTAGAAAAAGGCCGGCCAGCGATTTTCTGCCGATCAATGCGGAGATCAAGCGGATCGGCGTTGAAATTTCGGAGAATGAATCGAATCAAGTAAGAAGCGACGTGAGGAGGATCTCACCGGTGTTGGTGAGCCTCCGAGAGCGTACCCTGGGTGAGATATCCCTGTCGTCGAACTCGTGCCTGTTCGACGACGATGTCAACAGTCGATGTATCTCAAGGAACAATAGGATTATCGATGATTTATTAACGAGTGGTTGTAGGTTATCAACGAATGTAAGCGTGGACGGTTCTTCTCAAACGAATCACAGTTCCGAGGAGATAAGCTGTACCGAACCGGAGCGTAGGGTCTGCGGAGTAGCGACGTCGCCGGAAGGTGAATGTACCAACGGCAGCGTCGAGGAGGCGCTGGTAGAGCCCTGTAAAAAGCTCGAATACTCGGACTCGTTTATCGACGAGGATTCTTGTTGTTCGCTGTCGCGCGACAGCCCCGAGAGGAATCTCAGCAAGTGCCAGGAACCGAAACAGTGCGAGGAGCCCGTCGAGGAGTGCTCGTGTAACGATACCACGCCTACGAATAGTACTTGCACAACACCGGTTATAAACAAGCAGACGATGAAAAGTTCGTTATCCCAATTAATGGTTAAGATAGATCCCATTAATGTGTCGCAGTACTTCTCACCAGAACAGAAAGATGCGAAATATATGACCGTCACCtcgaagaagaagcagaagaagaacATCACGTGCAAGGCTGACGATAACAACGTAGATGTAAGGATTGATTCCAAAGATACGTCGAAGAAAGTATGTTCCGTCGAAAGGCGAGATTGCGAGATCAGCGTCCAAAAGACTGAGTCACAGGACCATAAGGAGAAGAAGGACGATTCTCCTGTAGTATCCGATCTGCAACAGACCAAATTGATAAAATCAACCCCCACTATCTCTATGAAGAAATGCAAGGTGATCTTGCAAAGGATAACATTGCCGAAGACGGTAAAAGCGACGACGGAAGAGGAGccggaaaaagaagaaacgccAGCCACATCGGTAATAGAGAAATTAGCAGAGGACGAGGAAGTCGTGTTTTCCTTGCCTTTACCCTCCACGGAGGATTTACAGCCGTTGAACAATTTGGATTCGTCTGAAACGACACCAAGTTCCCCGGAGATATTGGAACCTACCACGGATGTCCCAGAAGCTATTGACACAGAGACGGAAACCGAAACCGGCTCCGATAGCTCCGAAATGTCAACCACGACGAATGTACGTGGATGCGAGGACGACACCGTTTCTGATCAAATATCGTGTCAGGAGAACGAGTCCATGTGCTGCGTTGATATTAATCCGGAGATCATATCGAGGTTGGAGCCAGAGAGGCCGGAAGCTTTTACAGAAGATTCAGCGGAAAGCCTAGCGCTTGCCACTGGTGCGCGGGACGAAGTTAGATCGGATGGAAGCGATTCTGGTTTAGGAAGCGAGATACCCGGTGATCCTGGGCCTGCACCGGTTCCCGAAAGCGATTCCGAAACTTCTTTCTTGGATAGGATACCCGATGATATTCTCTCCGATAAAGAAAAAG TTGTGAATCAATTGGACAGTTTCGTACCGAATGTGGGTACACCGGGTACACCACAACCGCCATTGACGAATTTTCGGAGCCCTCCAAAGAGTAATTTAAAACGAAGGTTGATAGATTGCATGGACGAGGCTCCTAGTCCAAAGAGAAGCAATACGGAAGAATCCATGAAAAAGAAACGCAATATTCAATTCGACGCTGTCACCGTGTATTATTTTCCCAGGGCACAGGGTTTCACTTGTGTGCCTTCTCAg gGTGGCAGCACCCTTGGCATGAGTGCGACGCATACTCATGCAGAACGGTTCTCGTTATCGGAGCATGCTGCTGAACAGAGGCGAATTCATCGTGCTAGACTAGCTCAATTGCGCTCCGAGCGTGCTGCAAATTGCGTATCGGAAGCAGCCTCCAGCTCCGAGGATCCCAGCGATGATACGGACGAGGAACAAAGTGATAACGAAGAACTGGATATCGATAGTTATTATTTCCTGCAGCCGGTACCTACGTGGCAGAGACGAGCTTTACTTAGGGCGGCTGGAGTACGTAGAATAGATGCCGTCGAAAAGGACGAGTGCCGTGACATTAGAGCTAGCAGAGAACATTGCGGTTGCGGGTGTAAAGGATATTGTGATCCAGAGAGTTGTCCTTGTAGTCGAGCTAATGTAAAGTGCCAG GTTGATAGAGCGGGTTTTCCTTGTGGATGTACCCGAGATGGTTGTGCGAATAGTTCAGGCAGGATTGAGTTCAATCCAGTACGAGTGCGAACGCATTTCATTCATACTCTCATGCGGCTGGAGTTAGAAAAAAAGCAACGAGAAGAAGAGGGTACGGATCACGACGCGTCCGACAATCAAAACGGCAGAAGTCCGTTAAGAGAAATCAATTTGGGATCCGTGATGGAGAATAGGACCACGGAATCGTGTTTGAACGGTGGTGGATTTACGACGCTTCATTACGAAAATCACGACGCTAGGGACGGCGGGACGAATTGTCAGCCAGAAGTACCTGGTACGAGAGAGGATAGTCTGGATCTTTACGCAATTAGAGACGATTGCTATCCTAACGAAGACACTGTTGATG GGTGCAATTTCAGCCGCAATTCCAAACGGTGCCAGGAAATCCAGGGTTCTCACACTATGCGCCTTATGGGCAAGACGCCGGATCAATTCAGGGAAACTGCCAGGTCCATTCCGGACAACACTcatccagttacgaaactagcTTTGCCCAAGACGAAACAACCGGATCACAATACACGAATTTAA